Proteins encoded in a region of the Elusimicrobiota bacterium genome:
- a CDS encoding TolC family protein, with protein sequence MRKHSFLLLVIFLLSFEIAYGENVQRVLTMEDGISTAMMNSQDLLYIKEQVLYSKYTVDEAKCQIYPKIDLNVSASRFDNAIPCVLPPSFSSIYLPQGNIDTYYSTRFSLWQYLYAGGRYTTNLRLAETKYSEMQSQFEAMANQVELQVKKAFYECLLVKEKIRIYEKAITEGEKEKITGLARLKSELIKAKHNYEKLLLKFISTVGIELDTVIEIKGELNPPKEDYDLEKCLAWAYQYRPELKQTQFRETMDGLRVNLSIIERYPTITLGANYDLFGEKVSLDQRSWNATINMNIPLFDGWVSSTQYRQRKNQARQGQLKRAQIEDQIRFEVRDAYLDYAFWKARLNDLYKKAQAENIEEALSRLDTIYESLLSQANLEWSIGKSLKQ encoded by the coding sequence ATGAGGAAACATTCGTTCCTTTTATTAGTAATATTTTTATTATCTTTTGAAATAGCGTACGGCGAAAATGTTCAAAGGGTCTTAACTATGGAGGACGGTATCTCTACAGCCATGATGAACAGCCAGGATTTACTTTATATTAAAGAACAGGTTTTATATTCAAAATATACCGTAGACGAGGCAAAATGTCAGATTTATCCTAAAATTGACCTTAATGTCAGCGCATCTCGTTTTGATAACGCAATTCCGTGCGTTCTTCCGCCTTCATTCAGTTCAATTTATCTTCCTCAGGGAAATATTGACACCTATTATTCAACGCGTTTTTCTTTATGGCAATACTTGTATGCAGGCGGAAGATATACAACAAACTTAAGACTTGCTGAAACAAAATATTCCGAGATGCAAAGCCAATTTGAAGCTATGGCAAACCAAGTTGAATTGCAGGTTAAGAAAGCGTTTTATGAGTGTCTTTTAGTTAAAGAGAAAATAAGGATATATGAAAAAGCAATCACTGAAGGGGAGAAAGAAAAAATCACGGGATTAGCCAGGCTGAAATCGGAGTTGATTAAAGCAAAACATAATTATGAAAAACTCCTTTTAAAATTCATAAGTACTGTAGGAATTGAACTTGATACCGTCATAGAAATAAAAGGAGAATTAAATCCTCCGAAAGAAGACTACGACCTTGAGAAATGTCTTGCATGGGCGTATCAATATCGCCCGGAATTGAAACAAACGCAGTTTCGGGAAACAATGGACGGATTGAGGGTAAATCTATCTATTATAGAACGATACCCAACCATTACTTTGGGTGCAAACTATGATTTATTCGGTGAAAAGGTTTCTTTAGATCAAAGAAGCTGGAATGCCACAATAAATATGAATATTCCATTATTTGACGGGTGGGTTTCAAGTACGCAATACCGGCAAAGAAAAAACCAGGCCAGGCAGGGACAGCTGAAAAGAGCGCAGATTGAAGATCAGATACGTTTTGAGGTTAGAGACGCGTATCTGGATTATGCTTTCTGGAAAGCACGCCTTAACGATCTGTACAAAAAAGCTCAAGCAGAAAATATAGAAGAAGCATTATCACGCCTGGATACGATTTATGAATCTCTTTTAAGCCAGGCAAATCTTGAATGGTCAATCGGTAAATCTCTGAAACAGTAG
- the tilS gene encoding tRNA lysidine(34) synthetase TilS, with product MNAWEKFKKNVEKSGLISAGDKILLAVSGGPDSVSLLHLFWRLKKNIPIELAVVHMDHGLRKSSKKELRFVENLSERFGVPSITQKLPVKKFSETNKISLETAGRNLRYDVLYETARKLRYNKIATGHTADDNAETVIMWMIRGTGTDGLGGIPASRKIRAGLEIIRPLLPITKEE from the coding sequence ATGAATGCTTGGGAAAAATTTAAGAAAAATGTAGAAAAATCAGGGCTTATTTCAGCCGGAGATAAAATTCTTCTTGCGGTATCCGGAGGGCCTGATTCGGTATCTTTACTGCATCTTTTTTGGCGGCTAAAAAAAAATATACCCATTGAGTTAGCAGTAGTCCATATGGATCACGGTCTAAGGAAATCGTCAAAAAAAGAACTTCGGTTTGTCGAAAATCTTTCCGAAAGGTTTGGCGTTCCGTCAATAACCCAAAAATTGCCTGTTAAAAAGTTTTCCGAAACCAATAAAATTTCGCTTGAAACAGCGGGAAGAAATTTGCGTTACGATGTTTTGTATGAAACCGCAAGAAAACTCAGGTATAATAAAATTGCTACGGGACATACAGCAGATGACAACGCCGAAACGGTTATTATGTGGATGATAAGGGGCACAGGAACTGACGGTTTAGGGGGAATACCGGCTTCAAGGAAAATACGAGCAGGACTTGAGATTATCCGCCCGCTTCTTCCAATTACTAAGGAAGAAAT
- a CDS encoding patatin-like phospholipase family protein, which translates to MLFRNSKLLKVIVVFIYFISINIPYLSAIDEEKIITDYFWQKVRTLSPKDRPKIALVLGGGGARGLAHIGVLKVLEEEKVPIDIVVGTSVGSLIGALYCSGIPVEKIEKMGEDVQWDKITNMGSITLLKLFLSEQLLSTKKMEDYLARTIGNKRFDEMDKTLACIATDINTGEMIVLREGSVAFAARASSTIPGVFAPVEYRHRYLVDGGISSNIPVDTAKLLGADIVIAVSVTSDISKSNISNVLMTLTQSIYIQGSVLNKERLKNADIVIQPNVGDISAIDLGRFEECIDAGIIAARKLIPQIKRFLIEKTDDDKLFN; encoded by the coding sequence ATGTTATTTAGGAATAGTAAATTACTCAAAGTTATTGTCGTATTTATTTATTTCATATCTATAAATATTCCCTATTTATCTGCTATAGATGAAGAAAAAATCATTACCGATTATTTTTGGCAGAAAGTAAGGACACTTTCACCTAAGGACCGTCCCAAAATAGCTTTGGTTTTGGGAGGCGGGGGCGCGCGGGGGCTTGCGCATATAGGAGTTTTAAAAGTTTTGGAAGAAGAAAAGGTGCCGATTGATATAGTGGTTGGTACCAGCGTTGGTTCTTTAATCGGAGCCCTTTATTGTTCAGGGATTCCGGTAGAAAAGATTGAAAAAATGGGGGAAGATGTTCAATGGGACAAAATTACAAATATGGGGAGCATCACCCTTTTAAAACTTTTTTTGTCAGAACAGCTTCTTTCAACTAAAAAAATGGAAGATTATCTTGCCCGCACTATCGGGAATAAACGGTTTGATGAAATGGACAAAACTTTGGCATGTATCGCGACTGATATAAATACAGGTGAAATGATAGTATTGAGGGAAGGAAGCGTCGCTTTTGCAGCAAGGGCAAGTTCAACAATACCCGGAGTTTTTGCGCCGGTTGAATATCGGCACCGATATCTTGTTGACGGAGGGATTTCATCCAATATTCCCGTGGATACCGCCAAACTGCTCGGCGCTGACATTGTTATAGCGGTATCGGTAACTTCGGATATATCCAAAAGTAATATTTCTAATGTTTTGATGACGCTTACGCAGTCAATCTATATACAAGGCAGTGTCCTTAATAAAGAACGTCTCAAAAATGCTGACATCGTAATACAGCCGAATGTCGGCGATATATCAGCGATAGACCTGGGGCGTTTTGAAGAATGCATTGATGCCGGAATTATTGCCGCGCGAAAACTAATTCCTCAAATAAAGCGTTTTCTTATTGAGAAAACAGATGACGATAAACTTTTCAACTAA
- a CDS encoding tetratricopeptide repeat protein, which produces MNKIFAFAIVAAFSVIYFASISFALEREPLRSEELSLKLQKTSKEKVKLAILVELADEYRLEENFDKAFLTCNEALNLDPDRKKKQKIFRIIGDIYFAKKDFSHAINYYQDAVALAPEHEGVRLSLAKAYEESDLYELAIQEYLKILKMNQKSFEANFSLGNLYLREGFPDKALRYYRRALSIRIDARVYRNLAVCYESSGEINLAISVIKSAAAINTVYEDYIDLGRLYSAKKKYKEAEESFVKALDLNKNIIDGYVYLGLLYIENNDIEAAKNTFISACEGFPDNALAHFFLGNIYFKEKLVSFAKKEIEKSSKLAKDDILKKYSQRYLEFINKTIR; this is translated from the coding sequence ATGAATAAAATCTTCGCGTTTGCTATAGTAGCGGCTTTTTCCGTAATTTATTTTGCTTCGATTTCTTTTGCGTTAGAAAGAGAACCGCTCAGGAGCGAAGAATTATCTTTGAAACTGCAAAAAACTTCTAAGGAAAAAGTTAAGCTGGCAATCCTTGTTGAATTAGCGGACGAATACAGGCTGGAAGAAAACTTTGATAAAGCTTTCCTTACTTGTAATGAAGCGCTGAACCTTGATCCGGATAGAAAGAAAAAACAAAAAATATTTCGCATTATCGGCGATATCTATTTTGCAAAAAAAGATTTTTCACACGCAATAAATTATTACCAGGATGCTGTCGCTCTTGCGCCCGAGCATGAGGGCGTAAGGCTTTCACTTGCTAAAGCTTACGAAGAGAGTGATTTGTACGAGCTTGCGATACAAGAATATTTAAAAATTCTTAAAATGAACCAGAAATCGTTTGAGGCAAATTTTAGCTTGGGAAATCTTTATCTAAGGGAAGGATTTCCCGACAAAGCTTTAAGGTATTACAGAAGGGCTCTTTCCATAAGAATTGATGCCCGCGTTTACAGAAATCTTGCCGTTTGTTATGAAAGCTCAGGCGAAATAAATTTAGCCATATCAGTTATAAAGAGCGCCGCTGCAATAAATACGGTGTATGAAGATTATATAGATTTAGGGAGACTATATTCTGCGAAGAAAAAGTACAAGGAAGCGGAAGAGTCATTTGTGAAAGCTTTGGATTTAAACAAAAACATAATAGACGGATATGTTTATCTCGGATTGTTGTATATTGAAAATAATGACATTGAAGCGGCAAAAAATACATTTATTTCCGCTTGTGAAGGATTTCCCGATAATGCTTTAGCGCATTTTTTTCTTGGAAATATTTATTTTAAAGAAAAACTGGTTAGTTTTGCCAAAAAAGAAATAGAAAAAAGCAGTAAACTGGCAAAAGACGATATCCTTAAAAAATACAGTCAAAGATATTTAGAATTCATTAATAAGACGATTCGATGA